In Cardinium endosymbiont of Culicoides punctatus, the DNA window AATTCAACCACAATAATATTGTAGAGCATGAAATATGCCCAATATACATGGCCACTTCAGACGATCATATTGTTATCAATGAGCAAGAAGTAGCTTCAGTCAAATTCATCACATGGCCTCAGTTTATTTTACACTTAGAAAAAAACGCAGATAAATTTACACCCTGGTGCAAAGAACAAGTTAAAATATTGGAATGTAATGCAAGTATTTA includes these proteins:
- a CDS encoding NUDIX hydrolase, giving the protein MFVPPPNSFCGHPQIHETNEQAVYRHAKFELGLATLQQLHFVGHYRYKFNHNNIVEHEICPIYMATSDDHIVINEQEVASVKFITWPQFILHLEKNADKFTPWCKEQVKILECNASI